The segment atgaaattcaaTTTAGAATCAAATAATGACACCAGAAATCCAATGAAATCCTAAAGAGCCCCATCTTGGTAAACAATAAATCCCCCTCAAAGCCCACTGCATCAGTTCATTGTTTTAAAGTAGGTGAAGAGTTGAGCTGTTTTGACAGTTCTTaagttttaaattatgcttGCAATACTAACTGCAGATGACTGTTCCACAAAGTCTATGTAGTGGCTAATTTtccaaaggattttttttatttttatattggaAAGAAAGTGTGAGCTGGAATGGATGTGGTTTGTCAAAGATCAGAAATTCCAATTTTCCCCAATTATTAGAGTCTAATGCGATAATGTGACAGTCCTAAGATCTGTAATTGAGATTGTTAGTGTTTTACATTTCTCCACTTCTCAAACTGTATCCTCTGGCAGGCTATTATGTAAAGACCTCAGTACTGGCACCATGCAGTCCATATCCTGTCCAAAGACCATGTTTGTTCATCTTTTCTAAGGAGAAGCAACTGTTGCACCTCCGTAGGTGTTTTGCCAGCTATGCCAAATCGTATTCAGCTTGCATTGCCAGCTGGTTATTTAACATCCAGTTCAACAGGGCATCCAACTGTTTGGTCAGTGTGCAGCCACACCTCAGCGTGTTGGCATTGATGACTGCTGCACATCTTGTCTCATTAGCAGTCTGTCTTGGTCTCCTCTAACTGCCTACTCTGTTatggtttgtattttttttttaaattaatgtgcACATGTactttgttttgtgctttttttcagcTCCAAGAAAATCAGGATGAGATTGAAAACATGATGAATGCCATATTCAAAGGAGTGTTTGTTCACCGATATCGGTATGATTTTCCATAACAATTCTTTTATGCATTAAGCTCGGTCTTGATCGTTGATGGTGCTGATGGATCTCCCTTTAGTATTTTGCTAAACAAGTAATGACAATGTTTTGACAGAGATTCGATAGCAGAAATCAGGGCAATCTGCATAGAGGAGATTGGAGTGTGGATGAAGCTCTACAGTGATGCCTTCCTCAATGACAGCTATCTGAAATATGTGGGATGGACAATGCATGACAAGGTACAGTATACAAAGATTCTGTAATGCTCTTTTAGTTGTTCGTTAAACCCTTTTTAGGGCTgagatatacttgctgttagtgAGTCATCCGCATACGTGTGATGGCTGCCACACATTCCTAGCGTTCATTAAATGCGTAAGCCGCTCATGTTGGCGTGAGGCAACGTGTCACATGCGCGAGATGCAGTATTGACTTAAACGCCAGGGGCGCTCGTGCAAATATGAGCATGCACACGACACTTCAGAGGTAAACACAGTGGTGAATAGTTTTGAAGACCGTCTCTCGCACCTTGTTCGGCATCTGTAGAATTTTTCCTACCCGTTCCACAGCGATAAACGCTCATACTTCAACAGTTGCCTACAAATTGGAAGCGTTTTGGGGGTTGATGACccagaaatacaatgtgaccggTAGATTGACCTTATCACTGTTTCAAAGTCCCAGTGCTGTGTACGGCTCCttgtggtgacctccagtattaaCGTTTTTGCGGCGCTTCCGTCgtttgcagcaagtatataCACAAAGCTGAACGTTGACGTGTACGCTTGTGTCAAACTAACTCTGACATATCCCTCATTCCTGTTAGCCAGCTTCATTCTCTGTCGGTTCTATTAGTGTGGTGTGGAAAAGAGTTTGCCACCGTAACAGTTTTTGGATGTTGTTGTGGGGTCTTTTGTGACCTTTTGGATAAGTTGTCGCTGCGCTCTTGGGCTAATTTTGGTCAGATGGCCACTCCTAGGAAGGTTCACTGCTGTTCCATGTTTTCACCATTTGTGGGTAATGGCTCCCACTGTGGATCGCTGGAGTCCCAAAGCTTTAGAAATGGCTTTATAACCTTTTTTCAGACTGATAGAGCTCAAttactttctttcttatttgtGCTGGAATTTCTTTGGATCTCGGCATGATGTCTAGCTTTTGAGGATCTTTTGGTCCACTTCCAATTGTCATGAAGGACCTATTTAAGTGATTTCTTGATTGAGAACAGGTGTGGCAGTAATCAGGCCTGGGTGTGGCTAGAGAAATTGAACTCAGGTGTGATAAACCACAGTTATAACAGGGGGCAGGCAATTTCTCATTTAGGTTTGGATCCCCCTCctctaataataaaaactttaatttaaaaactactgTAAACTAAATTTgtttgatctgaaacatttaagcaacataaataaaatcaggaaGGGGGGAAAACACTTTTCCACACCAGTACATGACTCCGTTtaattgtgcagaacttcagtCTGACCAAATGTCTTTTCCAACAAGAGCATCTTTGTGGGTGTGCACGGCTGCGTAATACACCATCAGTGATTTGATTGCAATCACATTGGAGCTACCAGAATTAAGCGCTCAAAGCAGCTCCTATTTAAGTATTGATTAACAGGTTTAATAGGCAAACAAGGCTTAGAAAAAAGCCAATATTTATCTTAAGTTTAAATTTTTCTTATAGATTGCTATGATGAGAAATTATATTAGTCAGATTATTTCTGTAACTTGCATAGATTAACCGGTACTGGACAAAAAACCAGTAATGGACAAACTGCTTTTGTGTAACTTCATTCCAGCAAGGCGAGGTACGTCTGAAGTGTCTGACAGCTCTGCAGGGCCTGTACTACAACAGAGAGCTCAATGCAAGACTGGAACTCTTCACCAGCCGCTTTAAGGTCAGCACCACCTGCTGGAGAACGCAAACACAGCAGTCAcaatctttctttctcttcagaCTTGATTACTGCAAAATGGGAGCTATTTTTGTTTCAATTACAACTCCTTTAATAATTAAGCAGATGATTTGCTAAGCTtgccatttctttcttttctcaggaCCGTATTGTTTCCATGACTCTTGACAAAGAGTATGATGTTGCAGTACAAGCTATCAAACTGCTCACTTTAGTCTTGAAGTAAGTGGGTGCTCTCATTTTTTACATCTGGTGCTAACCCTTTTACAGTTTTATGAATTCAATAAAATGCATTCCTGGCACATCTTTAGCAATTGTGTTTGTCTCTGCAGTAGCACGGATGAAGTTTTAACCCCCGAGGACTGCGAGAGTGTCTATCACCTGGTCTACTCGGCGCACAGACCGGTCGCAGTTGCAGCTGGCGAGTTTCTCTATAAAAAGTATGTCAGACattaaacttttctttgaaaCGTTTTGTTGGTACAGTTTAGTGTAGTTGTAGGTCTTTTTTTTGGAGGCCActtgctgatttaaaaaaatgctgttaatgTTGGGTAGCTAAGTTTGTGCGTTTTACGTGATATACAGTTAACAATAAATCTTCTCAAAGATTATTTAGCCAACGAGAACCAGAGGAGGAAGGTGCCCCAAAAAGAAGAGGCAGACAAAGCCCCAATGCCAACCTTATTAAGACCACTGTCTTTTTCTTCCTTGAGAGCGAGGTACTTTCTCATAttctactttttattctttattcggTGTGTCTTTCTTTATCCTGACCACTTTATAGGAGTGAAGTCATTGATTTGTATTTCCTTTATCTGAACTTCTTTCTTGTCAGCTCCATGAGCATGCAGCTTACCTTGTGGACTCCCTCTGGGAATGTGGAGCAGAGCTACTAAAAGACTGGGAGTGTATGATCAGCTTACTGCTAGATGACCCGTTGCCAGGAGAAGAACGTATGGCActgcttttgtatttttatcaaAGGCCGACTCACTTGAACGTAGTTCTCTGACTAAATACAAATTATGCTGATCAttcctgtgtttctgtttgtgtttttagctCTTACAGACAGGCAAGAGACGGCTTTGATTGAAATCATGCTGTGCACTGTACGCCAGGCGGCTGAATGCCACCCACCTGTTGGAAGAGGAACAGGAAAGAGGGTAAGGGAGAAAGTCAGATTAGTTAAAAAATTGATCCACTTGTTTTCTCCTACAACGACCTGACGTTTTGTGGGTTACTGTTGTTCTTTGAGTGAACTTTGATCAGTATAAGTTGAACTCTTACCACATTTGCACCGTAGATAATGCCTTGAAATGACTACTTCGGCAATTATAAAGGTTTCAaatttgattgtatttttttaatctttgtttatttttttttctgatagcTTTGGTTTGCAATGTGTAAGacaatggaaaataaatggTTGTTTATCGTGCACAGTTAATTGTATTTAAGAGACATTTATAGTCCTTAATATATCATAATACTGGCTTCAGTGCTACAATACTTTGCACTTAAAAATCAGTATTGGGACAACCAGAGGAAGAATTTTCAATTTctcattttttgcattttatcagTAGACGTTGAAGCTTAGCTGCCATTAGTTGTTTCCCAAATATGCCTGATTTTTCTTGGATTAGTGCAAACTTCTTTTCTTACTGGGTGTAACCAAAGCCTATCATTCAGAATACCTCTGGGTTTTACTGAACTGTAAAAGATATTTAAGAAAATCGAGTGGAGAAAATGCCCTTTTTAAACTTGACAAGCTACAAATTTCCCCTACAATTGAGTTTGAATTGAGTGTAAAATGTGtactaaaatgttaaatgtgtaAATTGAAAGAGCAGCCACAGTGCATTAAAACATGCAGGCTAGTTGGGACACGCATCTTACTCGTATCTCTTCATCAGGTCATGACGGCAAAGGAGAAGAAAACTCAGCTAGATGACAGAACTAGAATGACAGAGCTGTTTGCTGTGGCTCTGCCCCCTCTGCTGGCCAAGGTTTGCTGCACCCACACATTAGTTTTGTCAAGTATGTTTCTCAGAAGCTTTTAGCATCATGAAATATCATcctattaattatttttacagtatGCTGTTGATGCAGAGAAAGTGACCAACTTGTTACAGCTGCCTCAGTTCTTTGACTTGGAAATTTATACCACAGGACGTCTGGAGAAGGTGAGGAAAAACTTGCTTGCCATACAACGGCAGTCATGTCAGGGCAAACTGAGCGGTTGTCTGCTCGTGATTGATAATGATATCAGCTTGTTTTCACCGATTATTAATACAtgattttcatttgtttctctCTATACTCCAGCACCTGGATGCCCTGCTGCGTCAGATCAGAGAAATTGTGGAAAAGCACACAGACACTGAAGTTTTAGAGTCCTGTTCTAAGACTTACCATGCCCTCTGCAATGAGGAGTTCACAATCTTTAACAGGGTAGATATAGCCCGCTCTCAGCTCCTAGATGAGCTTGTGGACAAATTCACAAGGTTACTGGAGGATTTTCTACAAGAGGTAAGAGACAGCATACATGTCACTAGGTATATTCATGCTTATATTTCTTGCACCATTTTTGTCTTAAGTGTGCCTAAAACATAGCGTCAGTAGAGCTCATCAATACTCGGATCTTTAAATGACACAAGTGCCTATTTTAAGTTTGTATTTGTCTTTCAATTATAACGCATTTCCCTTTATCTTCATTGTAGTTATTACAAAACTGATGGTATTCAGAggcttttgttagttttttttcaccATATTCTACAAAAGTGAACAAGGCAACTCTCATTCTGTTTAGTTTATCCTTATCAGGCTATGAAATGCAATGTAGCTTTAGAACATGTCGTCATGCAGGGTGATCACGAGGTGACAGAACCTTAGGACAAGTTTCTTATTAAACTATATAATATCTTGATAGAAAATCGCAGCATTTAGATCTGTAAAACATCTTGGATGATTCAGTATTTTGAAATGAGACAAGATTCTGATTGATAAAATTGCTGTTGCACCATTTCTCTTCAGGGTGAAGATGCTGATGAGGATGATGCTTATCAGGTTTTGTCGACTTTAAAGAGGATCACAGCATTTCATAAGTATGAGCTGATTCTTTCATAAGTTCATGTCGACTTTTAGAGAAATTATCAAGAATATCGGTGTTTGTATGTCTGAAGCTGACCGTTTTATCAACACTGTGTTGTAGTGCACATGATCTGTCAGGATGGGACCTCTTTACCAGCAACTTTAAGCTGCTCAACACGGGCATTGAGAACGGAGATATGCCGGAGCAGGTGATTAATTGTGCTTGTGCATTTAAATCTAGTAATATTTTGTAAATAGAAATACATTTGaagctgttttttctgtccttcCTGTCCACTTCTTCTGAGCAGATAGTCATCCATTCACTGCAGTGCACTCACTATGTGATCCTGTGGCAGCTGGCCAAGTTATCTGAGGGCAGTTCCAGAAAGGTAACGTCTTATTATCAGCTGTTGTAACTGAATTGGACAAATGAgcgaaatatttgttttaaaaatcgtgactgttctttttttttttttttttttttttttcgtctttGCATCAGGATGATCTGGTGACCCTGAGGAAGCAGATGAGGGCATTCTGTATGATGTGTCAGCGCTACCTCACCAATGTCAACACAGCCGTCAAAGAGCAGGTGACAAATAACACGTTTCCATGAGTAGCAGCAGTAATTAAAACGGCTTCAAAGTAGGAGAACTGCGTAATGTTAAAAATGGTGAATATTAATAGGTAGGTAGTGTTATTAATAAACTGGCTTGGCTGCCATTCATTGCAACTTctgtgaatatttttggaagcaCAAGTTGGTAGAAAAAGTGTTTTTGCTTGTACATGTGATTAGATAGTGAACCCTCAATGCTTCTTACAATAATGGTGCGTTCAAGTTTTCTCATAATTCTGCCCAAGAGTAGGTGACGTCATTACCAGGCAGTTGACGTTCCTGTTGCATCAACTCGGAATAAATAGACTCCCCCAAAATGGCCAATTTATGTACTGTTTACACTAGAAATGTAGTGGGTATCAAACATAttagaaagaaatttaataaagacaacaatgaaCTACAGGTGGTACTGGgcacagccatctttaaatctggaatctcGGGGTGCTTTGCAACTTACAAGTTCTCTGCTTAAAAAAACAAGGTTGATTCATCATTTCCGGCGAAAATTCCTTTAGAAAACGACCCGTTGAACACAACTTTAATGCACTATAAGTTAGGGATATTCAGCCTTTATGTCAGAATACACCTAAAATGCACAATAACCTTTACAGGTGAAATTAATTTCACTTCATCTAAACATTCGAATGTGCACGCACAACTTTTCATTGTTTAAGCACTTATTACACAACATActgttctctaacaagatgattaactgcaaaacaacagaacaaacgAAGTGTCCTAACCATGAATCAACCACTAAAAGTTCTGGTTCAGTTTAAGTAACAGTCATCTTCATCATACTTTTCACGTTTTGACACCATCGGGTGATCATGACATTAACAGTTTATGTTGGAAACCCACTGTTGTTAGCGTTTGTTTGAATAAATTGTTTGAGTTGAAGGGATTACCATTGAGTGATTCTAATTAAATGTCCTACATTCATGTTATAGTGTAGCAGGAACGTTTGACATTCTCTGTAAATTCCACCTGAAAGTGGAACATCCCTAACGTTTTTTAACCATCTACATGCTTCACAAAAATCTATAAGGCATTCTATGAAATATTTTGCAGAAAAGGTCTCATCTTTGAAGAGTCATTTATATAATGTTCAGGTACACTGtaataactttttcttttcccccttttcctTCCACAGGCATTCACCATCCTGTGTGATCTACTGCTCATATTCAGCCACCAGATGGTGTCCGGAGGCAGGGAACACCTGGAGCCTTTGGTTTACTCCCCAGAGGACTCTTTACAGTCAGAACTGCTCTCATTCATCCTAAACCATGTCTTCATAGACCAGGATGATGAAACAAATAGCACAGGTACAAATCCCAGCATGCATGTGTTGTGCATCTCCATCAATTAAGGTGAGCAagtactttggttgtttttgaaatgaaattttttgtttgcttttatgctCAGATGGTCAACAGGATGATGAGGCAGTAAAGATTGAAGCTCTGCACAAGAGGAGAAACCTCCTTGCTGCGTACTGCAAACTCATCATCTACTGTGTGGTAGAAATGAGAACTGGAGCTGACATCTTCAAACAGTACATGAGGGTAAGTGTCTAATACAACAATAAACAAGCTTAAAAAATACAACTTAAAATGCATTTCAAAATAGTTTTGCAGGAGAAATACATAGATTTTGCCAAAAGatgctcagtttttttttgtccagctTTCTGACATGTATATCTACATACATATTATCaatataacaaaattaaattccTCTAAACATgggaatatttttttcctctacagTATTACAATGATTACGGTGACATCATCAAGGAGACCATGAGCAAGACTCGGCAAATTGACAAAATTCAATGTGCCAAGACACTCATTCTCAGCCTGCAGCAGGTCAGTGGACACACTCGTGCCCTCCCATTAATTTGTGCAGTGATTCTGAGAATCTGTTTATTTGTGCTATCATTAAGATATTATCTCATTTTAATGTCTCTCTTTTTTGCTAGCTGTTTAATGAAATGCTGTCTGAACTGGGTCACGGGTTTGATCgctcctcgtcttcattctgtGGAATCAAAGAGTTGGCCCGTCGTTTTTCCCTAACCTTCGGTCTCGACCAAGTAAAAACCAGAGATGCGATTGCCATGCTGCACAAGTAAGGTTTCACGCTGTCCTTGATGGATTGCattagtttttacatttttttggcaGTTTATCTGGGAACTGTCATGTTAGACAAATTACCCTTCAGCGTTGAATATCCTTTTGCcatgttattttttcctctgaTTTTTTCAGAGGCTTAAGTGACGAAATGCTGCAGTTTAGCTGATTCCCATCTACTGACAGTTTAGTagaaagcttttaaaaacaacacagagctTGTCAGACATGGTAAAGCAGTAGTGCTGTTAAACAAACTTTTCTGATTGTGTGCTTAAGTTTTGCAGTAGAACTGCACAGGGGTGTTTTTTGCTGCACCACACAATGTAAATTTTGAGATTGTCATGCAACAACCATTTCTGCCTGGCATTAACTTGTCCAGATATTAACTGATGCAGcaattaaatcaatttaaaacaaattctgttattttaaaactgatatACATTGCCTCATTTTGGCAGCGATGAAAAGAACATTTGAAAgcacacatttaaatgaatcaGAACTGTGTATTATGGGTTGTTTGATTATAGTCTTGCACAAGCGTCATGCCCACGAGGGAATGCCTATTTGTCATGTTGAATATTATCTATACATGTCATGTGATTCTATTAAGTTATCTCAgagctactcaatttggtcccaTGAGGGccccagtcctgcaggttttcaatgttttcctgctccaacacacctgactcaaatacaATGACTCCAACAACCTATGAAGTTCTTCACAATGATTAATTTAGTCAGGGgtattgcagcagggaaacttctaaaacctgtcGAACACCGGCCCTTGAAGACCAGGTTTGAGAATCCCTGATTTTGATGctcaaatttttaaatgaacagatTGTGCACATGTGTTTGTGACAACTGGATGTAAGTGGATTAAATCTATGACTACAGTGACAAGTGTTTTCCCTTTATGCTCTAAATCTGTGCATGGATTTTGAGATTAGGCATTTTAAGAATCAGATATCCTACATTGCTTGTTCATTGTTAAACAGCAATCATTTGTGACAGTTTGATTAACACAGCTACATAAAATGGAAGCTCACTTAAAATGTTAAAGCAAACAGGTCTAATGGGTGGTTTGAAATGAATGTTACGGAAACTTGAAGCCAGCATTGCACATAAACTAAGACCTCTGTTTAAGGTATCGGGTATCTATTTACGAGAGAATTATTCCTATTGTAAAACTCTAAATGGGTGACCCTTCGTGATTATGTTTGACATTTTAACTGCACAGTTCAGATCAGTTCTTTTTGTGTAATGTCTTGAAACTGTTGTTAATATTTGCTTACAGTGTCATTCTCTTCTCTGTTATTCCTCAGGGATGGTATCGAATTTGCATTTAAGGATCCTAGTCCTCAAGGAGAAGGAGGCCCTCCCCTCAACCTTGCTTTCTTGGACATTCTCAGCGAGTTCTCCTCTAAACTTATGAGACAAGACAAGAGGactgtgtatgtgtatttttttctgcttagcTTTTGAGTAGCAGGCTCCGGTGGCTCAATGCAACAGGTGTTTGTGACAAATGGTGCAACTGGTGTTTCTGATGCATGAGGGTTTTAAAATTCCCCAGATGGAATTTGCACCTGGTTtaatgtgtaatttttttttttcctgtacttaaatgtattcattttgtttttgtgctttctCTCTTGTGATCAGCCACATGTACCTGGAGCGTTTCATGACATTCCAGATGGCACTGCAGCGAGAGGACTGCTGGCTTCCACTGATCTCCTACAGGAATTCCCTGCAGGCTGGTGGTGACGATGACACTATGTCTGTGATGAGTGGCTTCTCCAGCAGGGGTTCTTCCATTCGCTCCAAGAAGACAAAGCCTCCTGCAGCTACAGCTGGAACTTCAGCAGCAAAGAGGAAACTGCCAGAAGGTATTTAAATTGTGGTTCAATAAATTTAttgataacatttaaaaatattgctaGTTCATTTTGTGCCAATTCACaacgtcatctcagggcactttacaacCAATtaaattcaagccaattcattatGATCCAATCAATATTGatacaagccaattcataaaaataatagcCTAGCTAAAGAAACCAACAGATCGCCTTGAATCTTGACTTGTACAGCATTTTGGCcaactgcagttttaaaatgtgctttataaattaatttgaacAAACATATATGTAGGTTTGTGGAGATTCTATCAGTTAAAAAAACTCATTCTGTGAGCTCTTCAGGAAGTAGTTGAGAGGGCCACTTGCACCTCTAAAACCAGCCACTATGGACAGAGATGTAAAGGTGGGAACAGATGACAGTGCAGAGGTTCTTTCTCTCTAGGATGGAGGATTGTTGAGACttgtttttaattcactttttcCCCTCACCTTTTTAGAGGAGAGCAGCAGCGGTGAGGTGTGGCAGCAAAGCATGCAGACCCCAGTCATGTTGCCTTCCCCCCATCTCACTTCCACTGCCATGCGAGACCCTAAAAGGACTCGCGATGACAGCTACATGGGGGTCTACCCCCTCGCTcatgagcagcagcagcccCACCAACACCCACAGCACCATCAACAGACGCCTCAGCATCACCAGACACCCATGGATTACAAGTATGTTCAACTCACTCACACATTTCTTAACCACTGCAATCAGTTATGCCCAGTATTACTTGTTACAGGGGTTCTCTTATTACAGTACATGCAAGTTTAGGTTTAAAAAATTAGAACAGCTTTATTCTTGGGAGATAATTTATTCCTCCTTGGGCTTAAAAACCTCCGTTTCCAAGTATTAGGCTTGATTATGAGACCTATGACAGATCTGTGTTAATTTATGTCCATAatgctgtgttgtgctgcagATTTACAGCATGCAAACTAATGCTCCCAAATGTGGAAAAAGGAATGTGGGTATTTaacagggctgtcaaaattgattccatttcatttaaatgctAGTTCAAGAGTTTGTGCCTTTTAACATGAATGAACGTATAATAATGTTTCTGATTCACTTGATACAAGCTAGGCACCAAACTAAAACCAATGTTGTTAGTTCTGTAGACTCCATTTAGCGCTGCTCcgtgggaaaaaataaaactcattacTCATTACTGGCAAGTACTGTAATCTTTCCATGTCTATGGCTACTAACCATGAAAAACGGTGTCGTCACGCTAGCCCAGCTGACAACTTTATTCTACTGTCTGAGGTGACAATGGAGACTGAAAGATGAGGTTGTAATTTTGCATCAGTTAGGTCTTTATTGTCACTTTTGAGACACTGAAGAGGGTGAACATTATGTAGATAAATTATCCTGGAGCCCGGGCCTATCGAGACTCCTAACTGCTGATAGTGAGTAGTTTAATGACTTCTGTCAGCCGGCAATTCTCAGCTGCAGACAGGTTCTGCTTTACTGCCTCCCACAACATCCACATCACACCCAGGTTGCCCACAAGGCTTCATTCTCAAAGGAAAGCCTCAGTGATGGTTAGAATTTTCAAATGTGGCTGCAATGGAAAACTGACAGAGGATCTAGCAGAACTTCAGTTTTATGCATCATCTCTGTTTTTATACTACAGTATGCTCGGGCCCACACTCATGATGCTCAATAATGACAGTACTGCCATTTTTTCCTCCCATAGAGGTCCGTCTGATTCAAGAaaagagataggattagaaaactggttttcaatTCCCATCCCAGTACTGGAATCGTGCGCCACTCGGCTAATGAACGCTCTCTATTGGTGCGGACATTGCTGGCCTGCTTACTGACTACAAACAATGTCAGACATGCTGTTTGTTGCTGGAAAGACGATCCAGAGTGAGGCTACATTTGATTGACAAACATGACAATGGAAAAAGTTCTAATGTCTGCATTGGTAAGACCAGTAATAGTAACAGATCATAGGACAGACCTAAATCCTTGTGTGGAGGAGTATGCCGCCTAATGACCACTCTGCTTTGTTAAGGGGGTGGAGGAAAGAACTCTCTGCCTGATGTGcagcttcttttcattttaatccagttgTCAAATTAATGGAATAACCTGCTTTCGTTGGATGCTGGAGAGTTCACCACTGACCGACTGAGTTTTCCTCCTTCTGGTGAAAATACTTCTGCTGTGTCTGTCTAgagcaggggtctccaactccggtcctcgtgagctactgtcctgcaggttttagatgtctcctactacaacacacctgcacaagcctgttaatgacccagttaTTTGAGTCAGgggtgttgcatcagggtagaatccaaaacctgcagcatagtagctcacaaggaccggagttggagatccctggtcTAGAGGCTGTTAGCAGTATGTCAAAATTAGCAGCTCACCTGTAGCCACAGGCGTGTATGTGCTTAATGGAGACTTTAGTAGGCTGTAGTCGGGCACATTAATAAAATCCATTCTGAGAGTGAAGTGTTAAAACAGTTGTGATGGGCGTCTGTTGCGGCAGGCTTTCAGTGTTCACATCGGGCCATGTGCAAGCAGAGAGCCGAGGAGAAATGATGTGCAGTCATGTAAATCAGACAGTTAACACTGTTTAGTTGTTTAATAAAAGGATAAAGTATAAATGTGCTAAAGGAAAGGTCTGAAGGCAGGCGGGGCGCTGCCCTGATATAATTCTAGAGAAACGGTGTTATGGGAAACATTTAGGAGCCAGATGCTGGAATTATGCTACAACTCACTTGCACATTTAGTCACCAGGTGAATCTGTTTCTGGTTGAAGTGGCAGTATTGCATTAAAAAGGGACACAAAAcgatcagtgtttgttttacagCATTCTTGGTTGACTTCATGTAAACATCTACAGACTCTGTTTAGAcattaaatagatttttctttttacacgtGAATTTGTGTTGTAGatacttgtttctttttagaaaattgGGTCAG is part of the Melanotaenia boesemani isolate fMelBoe1 chromosome 7, fMelBoe1.pri, whole genome shotgun sequence genome and harbors:
- the stag2b gene encoding cohesin subunit SA-2 isoform X2, producing MIAAPEIPSEFSYPQDTDTRFSSDTDFSEDPDGRSANSAKGKGGKKGKKAAGEKGKGGKGAGRINGHHQENGMENMMLFEVVKLGRSAMQSVVDDWIESYKHDRDAALLDLINFFIQCSGCKGVVSGEMFRNMQNSEIIRRMTEEFDEDSGDYPLTIAGPQWKKFKSSFCEFISVLVRQCQYSIIYDEYMMDTVISLLTGLSDSQVRAFRHTSTLAAMKLMTALVNVALNLSINMDNTQRQYEAERNKMVAKRANDRLELLLQKRKELQENQDEIENMMNAIFKGVFVHRYRDSIAEIRAICIEEIGVWMKLYSDAFLNDSYLKYVGWTMHDKQGEVRLKCLTALQGLYYNRELNARLELFTSRFKDRIVSMTLDKEYDVAVQAIKLLTLVLNSTDEVLTPEDCESVYHLVYSAHRPVAVAAGEFLYKKLFSQREPEEEGAPKRRGRQSPNANLIKTTVFFFLESELHEHAAYLVDSLWECGAELLKDWECMISLLLDDPLPGEEPLTDRQETALIEIMLCTVRQAAECHPPVGRGTGKRVMTAKEKKTQLDDRTRMTELFAVALPPLLAKYAVDAEKVTNLLQLPQFFDLEIYTTGRLEKHLDALLRQIREIVEKHTDTEVLESCSKTYHALCNEEFTIFNRVDIARSQLLDELVDKFTRLLEDFLQEGEDADEDDAYQVLSTLKRITAFHNAHDLSGWDLFTSNFKLLNTGIENGDMPEQIVIHSLQCTHYVILWQLAKLSEGSSRKDDLVTLRKQMRAFCMMCQRYLTNVNTAVKEQAFTILCDLLLIFSHQMVSGGREHLEPLVYSPEDSLQSELLSFILNHVFIDQDDETNSTDGQQDDEAVKIEALHKRRNLLAAYCKLIIYCVVEMRTGADIFKQYMRYYNDYGDIIKETMSKTRQIDKIQCAKTLILSLQQLFNEMLSELGHGFDRSSSSFCGIKELARRFSLTFGLDQVKTRDAIAMLHKDGIEFAFKDPSPQGEGGPPLNLAFLDILSEFSSKLMRQDKRTVHMYLERFMTFQMALQREDCWLPLISYRNSLQAGGDDDTMSVMSGFSSRGSSIRSKKTKPPAATAGTSAAKRKLPEEESSSGEVWQQSMQTPVMLPSPHLTSTAMRDPKRTRDDSYMGVYPLAHEQQQPHQHPQHHQQTPQHHQTPMDYNSQVTWMLAQRQQEEVRQQQERAMNYAKLRTNLQHAIRRGTGLMEDDEEPIVEDVMMSSEGRMDDLNEGMDFDTMDIDLPPSKNRRERSELKPDYFDPASIMDESVLGVSMF